Proteins from one Catenuloplanes atrovinosus genomic window:
- a CDS encoding LacI family DNA-binding transcriptional regulator, with product MKRPTIADIARRAGVSKGAVSYALNGQPGVSDATRRRILDIADEIGFSPSSAARALSGASAGAVGLALCRPARTLGIEPFFMELISGVEAELSARSYALTLQVVAHPDAEIAVYRRWWGERRVDGVLLCDLRVDDRRVPELERLQLPAVVIGGPDGTGALPGVWSDETAALAETVEYLVALGHRRIARVGGLPELEHTRARTEAFLAVGARLGLSGEIVTVPSDYTGEEGARATRRLLSSARRPTAVIYDNDVMAI from the coding sequence GTGAAGCGACCCACCATCGCGGACATCGCACGCCGGGCCGGCGTGTCCAAGGGCGCGGTCTCGTACGCGCTGAACGGGCAGCCCGGCGTCTCCGACGCCACCCGGCGGCGAATCCTGGACATCGCTGACGAGATCGGCTTCAGCCCGAGCAGCGCGGCCCGCGCGCTCTCCGGCGCCAGCGCCGGCGCGGTCGGGCTGGCGCTCTGCCGGCCGGCCCGCACGCTCGGCATCGAGCCGTTCTTCATGGAGCTGATCAGCGGCGTGGAGGCCGAGCTGTCCGCCCGGTCGTACGCGCTCACCCTGCAGGTCGTCGCGCACCCGGACGCGGAGATCGCGGTCTACCGGCGCTGGTGGGGTGAGCGGCGGGTGGACGGCGTGCTCCTCTGCGACCTGCGGGTGGACGACCGGCGCGTGCCCGAGCTGGAGCGGCTGCAACTGCCCGCGGTGGTGATCGGCGGGCCGGACGGCACCGGCGCGCTGCCCGGCGTCTGGTCCGACGAGACCGCCGCGCTGGCCGAGACCGTGGAGTACCTGGTCGCGCTCGGCCACCGGCGCATCGCCCGGGTCGGCGGCCTGCCGGAGCTGGAGCACACGCGGGCGCGCACGGAGGCGTTCCTCGCGGTCGGCGCGCGCCTCGGCCTGTCCGGGGAGATCGTCACGGTGCCGTCCGACTACACCGGCGAGGAGGGCGCCCGGGCCACCCGGCGGCTGCTCAGCTCCGCGCGGCGGCCGACCGCGGTGATCTACGACAACGACGTGATGGCGATCG
- a CDS encoding extracellular solute-binding protein: MHRRSLVAAAAAAMLLAAGCTTTGTATTPQQDAAGPAELLFWNTGSDEQAAAMQVAADRYKELHPDVTIKVQAIAWDDGRAKVLTAATSRSGPDIVSGGLSWGIELGELGGMIDLNRYDVTAARQQTRPELWSSITSPGGAVYGIPMDMTLYVFYYRPDLLQRAGLGGPPTTWAELFTAVDRLKASGVPTPLVEEWGTFEWLPWFNYLKQAGGSLYSPDCTEVTIASDAAVTATTAWADQYRRYGVPKATVDVGAGLAKGEYAMAIGASYLAGGFDSGHPELKGKWQTAPLPTGPAGAGSFVGGKIVGAMSYTKYPQAAADFVKWLYTDEAVEILQREVFTRGGELYISPRPELLAKANASDNLKQTLQATLGTVTGPPNCKGWETSGAEVSKRLQAVVNDGADPRAALTEAAQIMRDNLG, from the coding sequence GTGCACAGACGGTCACTGGTTGCGGCGGCCGCGGCGGCGATGCTCCTCGCCGCCGGCTGCACCACCACCGGCACCGCCACCACCCCGCAGCAGGACGCGGCCGGCCCGGCCGAGCTGCTGTTCTGGAACACCGGCAGTGACGAGCAGGCGGCCGCGATGCAGGTCGCCGCGGATCGCTACAAGGAGCTGCACCCGGACGTCACGATCAAGGTGCAGGCGATCGCCTGGGACGACGGCCGGGCGAAGGTGCTGACCGCCGCCACCTCGCGCAGCGGGCCGGACATCGTCTCCGGCGGCCTCTCCTGGGGCATCGAGCTCGGCGAGCTCGGCGGCATGATCGACCTGAACCGGTACGACGTGACCGCCGCCCGGCAGCAGACCCGCCCCGAGCTGTGGAGCTCGATCACCTCGCCCGGCGGCGCGGTCTACGGCATCCCGATGGACATGACGCTGTACGTCTTCTACTACCGCCCCGACCTGCTCCAGCGGGCCGGCCTCGGCGGCCCGCCCACGACCTGGGCCGAGTTGTTCACCGCCGTGGACCGGCTCAAGGCGTCCGGCGTGCCGACGCCGCTGGTCGAGGAGTGGGGCACGTTCGAGTGGCTGCCCTGGTTCAACTACCTGAAGCAGGCCGGCGGCTCGCTCTACTCGCCGGACTGCACGGAGGTCACGATCGCCTCGGACGCGGCCGTGACCGCAACCACCGCCTGGGCCGACCAGTACCGCAGGTACGGCGTGCCGAAGGCCACCGTCGACGTCGGCGCCGGGCTGGCCAAGGGGGAGTACGCGATGGCGATCGGCGCGTCGTACCTGGCCGGCGGCTTCGACTCCGGGCACCCGGAGCTGAAGGGCAAGTGGCAGACCGCGCCGCTGCCCACCGGACCGGCCGGCGCCGGCTCGTTCGTCGGCGGCAAGATCGTCGGTGCCATGTCGTACACGAAGTACCCGCAGGCCGCGGCCGACTTCGTGAAGTGGCTCTACACGGACGAGGCGGTGGAGATCCTCCAGCGCGAGGTGTTCACCCGCGGCGGCGAACTCTACATCTCCCCGCGCCCGGAGCTGCTGGCCAAGGCCAACGCGAGCGACAACCTCAAGCAGACGCTCCAGGCCACGCTCGGCACGGTGACCGGCCCGCCCAACTGCAAGGGCTGGGAGACCAGCGGCGCCGAGGTCAGCAAGCGGCTGCAGGCGGTGGTCAACGACGGCGCGGACCCGCGGGCCGCGCTGACCGAGGCCGCCCAGATCATGCGGGACAACCTCGGCTGA
- a CDS encoding carbohydrate ABC transporter permease yields MTAVLTEPPLTNGRTASRRRARLRRAVPGYLMLLPFAGLFLGFLIWPLLNALYFAFTDFNGVRPPSWVGTENFRRLWLDDPRFRKALVNSLIYVALAVTLTTAAALTLALAFRGTSWRDRVMRTIFFLPSVTSTIAVMLIWRWIFSGERFGLANTVLSWFGAEPVSWLSTPRWTIPLLVLMAVWGGCGYGMVIFVSGLNAIPEELYEAARLDGAGGWQQFRYVTLPQLRPVTTYVVITGLIGAFQVFEAVYIVFRAVSSVGGVQDGGLMLVPYLYDMGFTKFQLGYASAIAWTLFLIIFVISMIQLRVTRALREL; encoded by the coding sequence ATGACGGCCGTGCTGACCGAGCCGCCGCTGACCAACGGCCGGACGGCGAGCCGCCGCCGGGCGCGGCTGCGCCGGGCCGTACCCGGATATCTCATGCTCCTGCCGTTCGCCGGGCTGTTCCTCGGCTTCCTGATCTGGCCACTGCTCAACGCGCTGTACTTCGCGTTCACCGACTTCAACGGCGTGCGCCCGCCCTCCTGGGTCGGCACGGAGAACTTCCGCCGGCTCTGGCTGGACGATCCGCGCTTCCGGAAGGCGCTGGTCAATTCGCTGATCTACGTGGCGCTCGCGGTCACGCTGACCACGGCCGCGGCGCTCACGCTCGCGCTGGCGTTCCGCGGCACGTCGTGGCGCGACCGGGTGATGCGCACGATCTTCTTCCTGCCGTCCGTCACGTCCACCATCGCGGTCATGCTGATCTGGCGCTGGATCTTCTCCGGCGAGCGGTTCGGGCTGGCCAACACGGTGCTGTCCTGGTTCGGCGCGGAGCCGGTGTCGTGGCTGTCCACGCCGCGCTGGACCATCCCGCTGCTGGTGCTGATGGCGGTCTGGGGCGGCTGCGGGTACGGCATGGTCATCTTCGTCTCCGGGCTGAACGCGATCCCGGAGGAGCTCTACGAGGCCGCGCGGCTGGACGGCGCGGGCGGGTGGCAGCAGTTCCGCTACGTCACGCTCCCGCAGCTGCGCCCGGTCACCACCTACGTGGTGATCACCGGCCTGATCGGCGCGTTCCAGGTGTTCGAGGCCGTCTACATCGTGTTCCGCGCGGTGAGCAGCGTCGGCGGCGTGCAGGACGGCGGCCTGATGCTGGTGCCGTACCTCTACGACATGGGGTTCACGAAGTTCCAGCTCGGCTACGCGTCCGCGATCGCGTGGACGCTCTTCCTGATCATCTTCGTGATCAGCATGATCCAGTTGCGGGTCACCCGCGCGCTGAGGGAGCTGTGA